The DNA region TTCTCGGATTCACCGAGGATGACACGCGCCTGACGTTCACGCTCCGCCTGCGCCTGACGCGACATGGCATCTTCCAGATCCTGCGGGATGACGATATCGCGGATCTCGACCGACTGAACCGTCACGCCCCACGGCGTGGTACGCTCGTCAATGACCTGTTGCAGTTCCTGGTCAATCGCGCTGCGCCCGACGAGGATATCCGCCAGCATTTTCTTGCCGATGATGTCGCGCAGAGCGGTCTGCGCCGCCCAATCCACCGCGGCGCGATAGTCTTCCACTTCCAGCGCGGCTTTCTCGGCATCCCACACCACCCAAAACAGCACGGCGTCCACATCAACGGGCACAGTGTCTTTTGTCAGCGTTTTCTGCGCGGCGAACGGCGTGACCATCACGCGATGATCGATCCACGTCGGCGTGGTATCCACGATGGGAATGATCCAGAACAAGCCGGGTCCCTTCAATCCCATGAACTTTCCAAGCCGCAGGACGATGACCTTCTCCCATTGCGAAGCAACCTTCAGCGCGAACAGGATATACGTGCCGATTGCCGTCCACAGAACGACCCACCCGCCGAGCACGTTGTCCGAATACTTCCCGTCGCCAAGCACTGCGCCAAGGATGGCAACCAGCAGGAACACGGCAAATATAGTCCCTGCGATCGGCGGAATGTGCTGGTCACGGGTATTGGTTTGGATCATTGATCGTAGTAATCTTGAATTCATTGGACATTCTCCTTAATAAGATTTTTCTTTGTCTTCACTCGCTTCTTTTCTGAACTTCAACCTGTCTCTCACCATCTGGCTGACTTCACGCTCGGAAAATCCCAGCCGTTCGGCTTCGCCGAGGAATCGGTCTGTCAGTTCGATCAAGGACTCGGTCCGTAATTTCTCGTTCACGTCCGGCGGCGGGATTTGCATGATGAATGTGCCGCGTCCTTGCTGCGTGGAGATGATGCGCTCCTC from Anaerolineales bacterium includes:
- a CDS encoding GntR family transcriptional regulator; translation: MAEKKLTLQLDFHSGLPIYTQIVNQIQSQLVNGILKPGDQLPTVRALALELRVNFNTVARAYRILDEERIISTQQGRGTFIMQIPPPDVNEKLRTESLIELTDRFLGEAERLGFSEREVSQMVRDRLKFRKEASEDKEKSY
- a CDS encoding slipin family protein, whose translation is MNSRLLRSMIQTNTRDQHIPPIAGTIFAVFLLVAILGAVLGDGKYSDNVLGGWVVLWTAIGTYILFALKVASQWEKVIVLRLGKFMGLKGPGLFWIIPIVDTTPTWIDHRVMVTPFAAQKTLTKDTVPVDVDAVLFWVVWDAEKAALEVEDYRAAVDWAAQTALRDIIGKKMLADILVGRSAIDQELQQVIDERTTPWGVTVQSVEIRDIVIPQDLEDAMSRQAQAERERQARVILGESEKQIAASFAEASQAYINNPTALHLRAMNMLFEGLKEKGALVIVPSSAVDTMNLGGISGMVSLAQNTVPKEDK